A single window of Leptolyngbya ohadii IS1 DNA harbors:
- a CDS encoding glycoside hydrolase family 43 protein, producing the protein MTAQTYTNPVYPGYFADPFVWQHQGIYYAIGTGPAEAAGQVGEQHQSRVFPLLKSADLAHWESAGRALVRPDSALGDNFWAPEVAYCDGMFYLYYSVGHEDKNHQLRVATSSDPLGPYEDVGHALIDPKTCAFAIDPSPFQDDDGQWYLFYAQDFLDTKNGVRAGTALVVDRLVTMTELAGEPKVILRARHDWQRFLADRPMYGGIYDWHTLEGPCVRKHGDRYYCFYSGGRWETDSYGVDYGVADRVTGPYSDAGNESGPRVLRSVRGRVLGPGHNSIALSPDGQVEYVVYHAWDTGMEARRMCIDLLVWLPEGPRCNGPTSTPQTL; encoded by the coding sequence ATGACAGCGCAAACCTACACCAATCCCGTATATCCCGGCTACTTTGCTGATCCGTTTGTCTGGCAGCATCAGGGAATTTACTATGCGATCGGCACGGGTCCAGCAGAAGCGGCAGGACAGGTGGGAGAACAGCATCAGAGTCGCGTCTTTCCCCTACTGAAGTCGGCGGATCTGGCGCACTGGGAATCGGCGGGTCGGGCACTGGTGCGTCCCGATTCGGCTCTGGGCGATAACTTCTGGGCACCGGAGGTTGCCTACTGCGACGGGATGTTCTACCTCTACTATTCCGTGGGGCACGAGGACAAAAACCATCAGCTTCGCGTGGCAACCAGTTCCGATCCGCTGGGACCCTATGAGGATGTCGGTCATGCCCTGATCGATCCGAAAACCTGCGCCTTTGCGATCGATCCCAGTCCGTTTCAGGACGACGATGGGCAGTGGTATCTGTTCTACGCCCAGGATTTCCTCGATACCAAGAATGGAGTCCGTGCTGGAACTGCGCTGGTGGTCGATCGCTTAGTCACCATGACCGAACTTGCAGGGGAACCCAAAGTGATCCTCCGTGCCCGCCACGACTGGCAGCGATTTTTAGCCGATCGCCCCATGTACGGCGGCATCTACGACTGGCATACCTTAGAGGGTCCCTGTGTGCGAAAGCACGGCGATCGCTACTACTGCTTCTACAGCGGCGGACGCTGGGAAACGGATAGCTATGGTGTGGATTATGGCGTTGCCGATCGGGTCACAGGTCCCTACTCCGACGCAGGCAATGAATCGGGTCCCAGAGTATTGCGATCGGTTCGCGGCAGGGTACTGGGTCCAGGGCATAACTCGATCGCCCTCAGTCCTGATGGGCAAGTGGAATATGTTGTATATCACGCCTGGGATACGGGCATGGAAGCAAGACGGATGTGCATCGATCTGCTGGTCTGGTTGCCAGAGGGTCCAAGATGCAACGGTCCTACCTCCACACCGCAAACGCTGTGA
- a CDS encoding phytanoyl-CoA dioxygenase family protein: protein MVQSINPTKFSATDLDRFAEDLNRDGICIIRGLFDRSLVEEWADAFNKLFEQRKQQPGGLAPRGPARWYLTFPWVKPFANPEVFANSTILGILDRVFYQEYRLVQLATDIPFQGSEYQEIHRDFRPLFSDHINTPLYAVAVNFPLVEVTPENGPFEMARGTHRMPREEGLVKIRAGEIAMEQFYMQPGDVMIRSPLALHRGTPNTTPQPRPMVVMGYVMHWLHTHKVDLTLPADYYNSLSPELQEMLRCNVVDQLSDRGTETYINFEY from the coding sequence ATGGTTCAAAGCATTAATCCAACCAAATTTAGCGCCACAGACCTCGATCGCTTTGCCGAAGATCTCAACCGAGACGGAATTTGTATTATTCGTGGGTTATTTGATCGATCGCTGGTTGAAGAATGGGCAGATGCCTTTAATAAATTATTTGAGCAACGGAAACAGCAGCCCGGTGGACTGGCTCCTAGAGGTCCGGCTCGCTGGTATCTCACGTTTCCCTGGGTGAAGCCGTTTGCGAATCCGGAGGTCTTTGCAAATTCGACGATTCTAGGAATTCTCGATCGCGTGTTTTACCAGGAATATCGACTGGTTCAGCTTGCGACCGATATTCCCTTCCAAGGGTCGGAGTATCAGGAAATTCATCGCGATTTCCGTCCGCTGTTTAGTGACCACATTAATACGCCGCTCTATGCCGTTGCCGTGAACTTCCCCCTGGTTGAAGTGACACCGGAGAACGGTCCCTTTGAAATGGCGCGGGGAACTCACCGGATGCCGCGTGAGGAAGGACTGGTGAAAATTCGGGCAGGCGAAATTGCAATGGAGCAGTTTTATATGCAGCCCGGAGACGTGATGATTCGATCGCCTCTAGCACTGCACCGGGGAACCCCGAATACTACACCGCAACCGCGTCCAATGGTGGTCATGGGATACGTGATGCACTGGCTCCACACCCACAAGGTGGATTTAACACTGCCAGCGGATTATTACAATAGTCTCTCGCCCGAACTTCAGGAAATGCTGCGCTGTAACGTCGTGGATCAGCTATCCGATCGGGGAACGGAGACGTATATCAATTTCGAGTATTAA
- a CDS encoding Hsp20/alpha crystallin family protein: MAITRWNPWQEIDTLQRQFDRLFADALTPVTGDEWKSLGKVPAAEMTETEDAIQLKLEVPGIDAKDLTIEVTEDTVSIKGERKSETRSEEKGISRSEFYYGTFQRVIPLHTRIQNTQVKADYKDGILHLTLPKNQEERNKVVKVELN; this comes from the coding sequence ATGGCTATCACTCGATGGAATCCCTGGCAGGAAATTGACACGCTTCAACGTCAGTTCGATCGCCTGTTTGCAGATGCGCTGACTCCTGTAACCGGAGACGAATGGAAATCATTAGGTAAGGTTCCGGCGGCTGAAATGACGGAAACTGAAGATGCCATTCAACTGAAGTTAGAAGTTCCTGGCATTGATGCAAAAGATCTGACGATCGAAGTCACGGAAGATACGGTTTCGATCAAAGGGGAGCGCAAGTCTGAGACCCGTTCTGAAGAGAAAGGCATTAGCCGCAGCGAGTTCTACTATGGCACTTTCCAGCGCGTCATTCCGCTCCATACTCGCATTCAAAATACGCAGGTCAAAGCAGACTACAAAGATGGCATTCTTCACCTGACGCTGCCTAAGAATCAAGAAGAGCGCAACAAGGTCGTTAAGGTTGAACTGAACTAG
- a CDS encoding transglycosylase SLT domain-containing protein: MLKLPKKQVLLTAIGLTVLTGATASALTITGQLRNMPLIGSWFQPSQETIPPELTLTTPQDSAVLPLATQSADQRAAKLEEIANGPSSVDRSRARYLLASDLIQQDRGGKALPWLEGLEQDYPLLAPQILAKRAQAYRAIGDNAKAEATWKQIIEQHSKDPAAAEALFQLGKQNPGEQNQKFWDQAIAQFPAHPRSIEIAITRLEKEPNQPQMLMVIARHGIYLPNIKGILDRLRQEYASQLKPEDWEAIGFAAWENALYGTAATAYAKAPNTPLNMYRTGRGAQLNGQGRIAFNAYNRLIQAYPDAKETGMALVRIADLADTPQGAIGYLDRAINQFPDDAAEALRKKSKLLQELGSNESALQAQQSILSQYSNSETAAEVRWEQAELNAKKGDAQAAWEWARQLVEQNPDSDLAPEASYWVGKWAAALGKQKEAAQAYEYTLSQYPQSYYAWRSAGQLGWQEVGDFTTVREKQPQVVRPDIRPDLLAGSDTTKELYRLGQKRDAWSRWQVEFTNFRQPTVPEQFTDGLLRLGVNDNLDGIYMLSSLGWRDSEAERAAAKAIKQQPAYWQALYPFPYLEPIEQAAQQQKINPLLITALMRQESRFESEIVSSAEAIGLMQVIPETGEWVASQVGLKDYNLKNPIDNIKIGTWYLDYTHREYRNNSLYAVASYNAGPGAVAEWVQEFGNLDPDQFIERIPYPETKGYVSSVLENYWNYLRIYNPEVSAKLAQFSKDHAVIHRD; the protein is encoded by the coding sequence ATGCTGAAGCTCCCGAAAAAGCAAGTGCTGCTGACTGCGATCGGTTTAACTGTCCTGACGGGGGCAACTGCCTCTGCGCTCACCATCACTGGACAGTTGCGGAATATGCCCCTGATTGGTTCTTGGTTTCAGCCCTCGCAGGAAACGATTCCGCCAGAGTTAACGCTAACGACTCCCCAGGATTCAGCGGTTTTGCCCCTGGCAACCCAGTCAGCAGACCAGAGGGCAGCAAAGCTGGAGGAAATTGCCAATGGCCCATCTTCTGTCGATCGCTCCCGTGCCCGATACTTGCTGGCGAGCGATCTGATTCAGCAGGATCGTGGGGGTAAAGCATTGCCCTGGCTGGAGGGTCTGGAGCAGGACTATCCCCTACTGGCTCCGCAGATTTTGGCGAAGCGAGCGCAGGCATATCGGGCGATCGGGGATAACGCAAAGGCAGAAGCCACCTGGAAGCAGATTATTGAACAGCATTCCAAAGATCCAGCGGCGGCAGAGGCTCTGTTTCAGTTAGGCAAGCAGAATCCAGGGGAGCAAAATCAAAAATTTTGGGATCAGGCGATCGCCCAGTTTCCCGCCCATCCGCGCAGTATTGAGATTGCAATTACACGACTGGAGAAAGAGCCGAATCAGCCGCAAATGCTGATGGTGATTGCTCGTCACGGAATCTATTTGCCGAATATTAAAGGAATTCTCGATCGTCTACGGCAGGAATACGCCAGCCAACTAAAGCCCGAAGATTGGGAGGCGATCGGCTTTGCTGCCTGGGAGAATGCACTATACGGGACAGCGGCAACGGCTTATGCGAAGGCTCCGAATACTCCCTTAAATATGTATCGGACGGGACGCGGGGCGCAGCTAAACGGACAGGGCAGGATTGCCTTTAATGCCTACAATCGTCTGATTCAGGCTTATCCTGACGCTAAGGAAACCGGGATGGCGCTGGTGCGGATTGCGGATCTGGCGGATACTCCTCAAGGGGCGATCGGCTACCTCGATCGGGCAATCAATCAGTTTCCAGATGATGCGGCAGAGGCGCTGCGAAAGAAATCGAAGCTACTGCAAGAACTGGGCAGCAACGAGTCTGCGCTTCAAGCACAGCAGTCGATCCTGTCTCAGTACAGCAATTCTGAAACCGCCGCAGAAGTGCGCTGGGAGCAGGCAGAACTGAACGCCAAAAAAGGAGATGCTCAGGCAGCCTGGGAATGGGCACGGCAGCTCGTCGAGCAGAATCCCGATAGCGACCTTGCACCAGAAGCATCCTACTGGGTGGGCAAATGGGCGGCAGCACTGGGCAAACAGAAGGAAGCCGCACAGGCATACGAATATACCCTCAGTCAGTATCCTCAGTCCTACTATGCGTGGCGATCGGCGGGTCAATTAGGCTGGCAGGAAGTGGGAGACTTTACAACGGTTCGCGAGAAGCAGCCCCAGGTGGTACGACCCGATATTCGTCCCGATTTGCTGGCAGGCTCGGACACGACAAAGGAACTCTATCGGCTGGGACAAAAGCGCGATGCCTGGTCTCGCTGGCAGGTGGAGTTTACGAACTTCCGTCAGCCCACTGTGCCGGAACAGTTTACTGATGGTTTGCTGCGTTTGGGCGTCAACGACAATCTGGACGGCATCTATATGCTTTCCAGTCTGGGATGGCGCGATTCTGAGGCGGAAAGGGCAGCGGCAAAGGCAATCAAGCAGCAACCCGCCTACTGGCAGGCACTTTATCCCTTTCCCTATCTAGAGCCGATCGAGCAAGCTGCTCAGCAGCAAAAAATTAATCCGCTGTTAATTACTGCTCTGATGCGTCAGGAATCCCGCTTTGAATCAGAGATTGTGTCATCAGCAGAGGCGATCGGCTTAATGCAGGTGATTCCGGAAACGGGGGAATGGGTCGCAAGCCAGGTCGGTTTGAAGGACTACAATCTTAAAAATCCGATCGACAATATCAAAATCGGGACGTGGTATCTGGACTACACCCATCGCGAATATCGGAACAATTCTCTGTATGCTGTCGCAAGCTACAACGCTGGTCCTGGTGCGGTGGCAGAATGGGTGCAGGAATTCGGCAATCTCGATCCAGATCAGTTTATCGAACGAATTCCTTATCCAGAAACGAAGGGCTATGTGTCTTCGGTGCTGGAAAATTACTGGAACTATCTGCGAATTTATAATCCCGAAGTGTCTGCGAAACTGGCACAATTTTCAAAGGATCATGCAGTCATTCATCGAGATTAA
- a CDS encoding leucyl aminopeptidase, whose translation MELRGIDTPRLDWSGDCLVIGLFEDEVELSGDLAELDRKLNGVLAELIAEVEFKGKENSTAVSRTGGSPKKIAIVGLGKSDGLKLDTLRRAAAAAARLGKREKAKLLGISFPVWNSDPAKTAQAIGEGLELALHQDNRFKSEEDKSSKLEAIELLGLGGQDAALTRARQIALGVILARELVAAPANIVTPPVMAETAEAIAREYGMDIQILEQEDCEKLGMGAFLGVAKASELPPKFIHITYRPEGTPRKKVAIIGKGLTFDSGGLNVKVAGSGIEMMKTDMGGAAATLGAAKAIGALKPDVEVHFISAVTENMISGRAMHPGDILTASNGKTIEVNNTDAEGRLTLADALVYAEKLGVDAIVDLATLTGACVIALGDDIAGLWTGDESVAGQIAQASEAAGEKFWRMPMEEKYFEGLKSGVADMKNTGPRPGGAITAALFLKQFVKETPWAHLDIAGPVWTDKENGCNNSGATGFPVRTLVNWVEGSRGERSVNGCR comes from the coding sequence ATGGAGCTTCGAGGAATTGACACCCCCCGGCTAGACTGGTCGGGCGATTGTCTGGTGATTGGTTTATTTGAGGACGAAGTAGAGCTGTCCGGCGATCTGGCAGAACTCGATCGCAAATTAAACGGCGTTTTGGCTGAGCTGATTGCCGAAGTCGAGTTTAAAGGCAAGGAAAATAGTACAGCAGTCTCGCGCACGGGCGGTTCTCCCAAGAAGATCGCGATCGTGGGTTTGGGCAAATCGGACGGCTTAAAGCTGGACACCCTCCGACGGGCAGCCGCAGCAGCCGCACGACTCGGAAAACGCGAAAAAGCAAAGCTTTTGGGAATTAGCTTCCCGGTCTGGAACAGCGATCCGGCAAAAACGGCACAGGCGATCGGCGAAGGGCTTGAACTGGCACTGCATCAGGACAATCGGTTTAAGTCCGAAGAAGATAAGTCCTCCAAGCTGGAGGCGATCGAGCTTTTGGGATTGGGGGGACAGGACGCAGCCCTCACCCGTGCCCGTCAGATTGCGTTGGGTGTGATTCTTGCCCGCGAACTGGTTGCCGCCCCCGCTAATATCGTCACGCCGCCCGTGATGGCAGAAACCGCCGAAGCGATCGCCCGCGAATACGGCATGGACATCCAAATTCTGGAGCAGGAAGACTGCGAAAAGCTGGGCATGGGCGCCTTCCTGGGCGTTGCCAAAGCGTCTGAACTGCCGCCCAAATTCATCCACATCACCTACCGTCCCGAAGGTACGCCCCGCAAGAAAGTGGCGATTATCGGGAAAGGACTCACCTTCGACAGCGGCGGCTTAAACGTGAAAGTGGCAGGCAGCGGCATCGAAATGATGAAAACCGACATGGGCGGCGCAGCGGCTACCCTGGGCGCAGCAAAAGCGATCGGTGCCCTCAAGCCCGACGTAGAAGTGCATTTCATTAGTGCCGTCACCGAAAATATGATCAGCGGTCGCGCCATGCACCCCGGCGATATCCTGACTGCCTCCAACGGTAAGACGATCGAAGTCAACAACACCGACGCAGAAGGTCGCCTCACCCTGGCGGATGCCCTCGTCTACGCCGAAAAGCTGGGCGTCGATGCGATCGTGGATCTGGCAACCCTCACTGGAGCCTGCGTCATTGCCCTAGGCGACGACATTGCTGGACTGTGGACGGGCGACGAATCCGTGGCAGGTCAGATCGCACAAGCCTCCGAAGCCGCAGGCGAAAAATTCTGGCGGATGCCGATGGAAGAGAAATACTTCGAGGGTCTAAAATCCGGCGTTGCCGACATGAAGAATACCGGACCTCGCCCCGGCGGAGCCATCACCGCAGCCCTCTTCCTGAAGCAGTTCGTCAAAGAAACCCCCTGGGCACACCTGGACATCGCCGGACCCGTCTGGACGGACAAAGAAAACGGCTGTAATAACTCCGGCGCGACGGGATTTCCGGTAAGGACGCTGGTGAATTGGGTAGAGGGGAGCAGGGGAGAGCGATCAGTGAATGGGTGTAGGTAG
- a CDS encoding glycosyltransferase, which yields MKAPLDWVRAIAVARDAGVNVKAVWFGEGELIQEMKSLIAELNLQEQIELYGLERDRQKLLQRIRESHLMLFTHITPESPRCLIEALTSGTPIVGYHSRYVQELTEHQGGGVFVPVHDWQALGNQIIALDRDRGQ from the coding sequence ATGAAAGCTCCCCTCGATTGGGTCAGGGCGATCGCCGTTGCCAGGGATGCAGGCGTGAACGTAAAAGCTGTCTGGTTTGGCGAAGGGGAGCTAATTCAGGAAATGAAATCCCTGATCGCCGAACTCAACCTCCAGGAACAAATCGAACTCTACGGACTGGAGCGCGATCGCCAAAAGCTGCTGCAACGCATCCGCGAATCCCACCTGATGCTGTTCACCCACATCACCCCTGAATCTCCCCGCTGCCTGATCGAGGCTCTAACCAGCGGCACTCCGATCGTCGGCTACCACAGCCGCTATGTCCAGGAACTCACCGAACATCAGGGCGGCGGTGTATTTGTCCCCGTCCACGACTGGCAAGCCCTCGGCAATCAGATTATTGCCCTCGATCGCGATCGAGGGCAATAA
- a CDS encoding glycosyltransferase: MKDRKGMLLVLHSPFYQADGKLLMDDQAGNGLELWAEHFGSMIIAAPLMPEEVASQQRVSFWRDTATLKQPDRFEFVTLPWAYRLSAFLKTYAATRKRLAALIPRCDYLQFAFGGLIGDWAGIAALEAAKQGRAYAVHADRVEHQVVRQVSQQGNLKKRLVGRAMSSLMVPFERQIIQPSAVGLWHGQDCYEVYHPLCRNSYVIHDVHTKPEDSISVEALAAKIQSAPTDPVLKICYAGRIAAMKAPLDWVRAIAVARDAGVNVKAVWFGEGELIQEMKSLIAELNLQEQIELYGLERDRQKLLQRIRESHLMLFTHITPESPRCLIEALTSGTPIVGYHSRYVQELTEHQGGGVFVPVHDWQALGNQIIALDRDRGQ; this comes from the coding sequence ATGAAAGACCGCAAAGGAATGCTGCTTGTTCTGCACAGCCCGTTCTATCAAGCCGATGGCAAGCTGCTGATGGACGACCAGGCGGGAAACGGCTTAGAGCTGTGGGCAGAACACTTTGGCTCAATGATCATTGCGGCTCCCCTGATGCCGGAGGAGGTCGCCAGTCAGCAGCGGGTTTCTTTTTGGCGAGACACGGCAACCCTGAAGCAGCCCGATCGCTTTGAGTTTGTGACGCTGCCCTGGGCATACCGCCTGTCTGCCTTTCTGAAGACCTATGCCGCCACGCGAAAACGGCTGGCAGCGTTAATTCCGCGCTGCGACTACCTCCAGTTTGCCTTTGGTGGGCTAATTGGCGACTGGGCTGGGATTGCCGCACTGGAAGCCGCGAAACAGGGCAGAGCCTACGCCGTTCATGCCGATCGGGTAGAACACCAGGTGGTGCGGCAGGTCAGTCAGCAGGGCAATCTTAAAAAACGTTTGGTGGGCAGGGCAATGTCGTCGCTGATGGTGCCGTTTGAAAGGCAAATTATTCAGCCTAGTGCCGTTGGACTCTGGCATGGACAGGACTGCTATGAGGTGTATCATCCTCTATGCCGCAACAGTTACGTGATCCACGATGTTCATACCAAGCCAGAGGACAGCATTTCTGTCGAAGCACTCGCCGCCAAAATTCAGTCCGCCCCCACTGATCCCGTACTCAAAATCTGCTACGCCGGACGCATTGCCGCCATGAAAGCTCCCCTCGATTGGGTCAGGGCGATCGCCGTTGCCAGGGATGCAGGCGTGAACGTAAAAGCTGTCTGGTTTGGCGAAGGGGAGCTAATTCAGGAAATGAAATCCCTGATCGCCGAACTCAACCTCCAGGAACAAATCGAACTCTACGGACTGGAGCGCGATCGCCAAAAGCTGCTGCAACGCATCCGCGAATCCCACCTGATGCTGTTCACCCACATCACCCCTGAATCTCCCCGCTGCCTGATCGAGGCTCTAACCAGCGGCACTCCGATCGTCGGCTACCACAGCCGCTATGTCCAGGAACTCACCGAACATCAGGGCGGCGGTGTATTTGTCCCCGTCCACGACTGGCAAGCCCTCGGCAATCAGATTATTGCCCTCGATCGCGATCGAGGGCAATAA
- a CDS encoding FAD-dependent oxidoreductase has product MKWHDLRSFEDGAVVETDLCIVGSGFAGLSIAKEFAETGIEVWIIESSGRAEDAEAQTLNEIESVGAPRVMQQDLMRYRIFGGTSHIWSGQCAPFDEIDFAFRPWVPYSGWMFSRQELDPYLERAGENLGLGPHCYTEALWKRLGTDRPTPTVDPRYLESAFWQASKSHHNAKLPARLGRNFLSDAPNLNILLHANVTHLDTNATGKKLEAIEVTTLEGKRAWVKAKATVLCCGGIENARLLLASNRILPNGVGNSHDTVGRFLMDHPGCAIGHFDPRRSAKVQDRFGQYWLDDERGRHVYKHGLKLSPHVQAEEGLLNCAASLDEYPAADDPWTVMRHLRTRLQNRHAPEDVVARAMFWRDSGEEIKEKSLYQDGLAVVSQSHRIVHGLYRRFVKHRPPILKSRKIHLYCLVEQSPDPNSRVTLAVQKDRLGMPLSRIDWRIGAQEKQTVRRMGQLVKQELRRLRLPELILEDWLIDGADYPFTDRAHPMGTTRMASNPREGVVDLQCRVHGMEGLYIAGSSVFPTAGHANPTLMVTAMAIRLADWLKVSEFRATQPQHISTGSDGGNDRMNVLNR; this is encoded by the coding sequence TTGAAATGGCATGACCTCCGATCGTTTGAAGATGGCGCTGTTGTAGAGACAGATCTTTGCATCGTTGGCAGCGGTTTTGCCGGACTGTCGATCGCCAAAGAGTTTGCGGAAACCGGAATTGAAGTCTGGATCATTGAAAGCAGCGGTCGGGCAGAAGATGCAGAGGCTCAGACGCTCAATGAGATTGAGAGCGTGGGCGCTCCCAGAGTGATGCAGCAGGACTTAATGCGCTATCGCATCTTTGGCGGCACGTCCCACATCTGGTCTGGGCAATGCGCTCCGTTTGACGAAATTGATTTTGCTTTCCGCCCCTGGGTTCCCTATTCTGGCTGGATGTTTTCCCGTCAGGAACTCGATCCCTACCTGGAGCGTGCCGGGGAAAATCTGGGGCTGGGACCGCACTGCTACACCGAGGCACTCTGGAAGCGGCTTGGAACCGATCGCCCAACGCCAACCGTTGATCCCCGCTATCTAGAATCGGCTTTTTGGCAGGCAAGCAAAAGCCACCACAATGCAAAACTGCCCGCCCGTCTGGGTCGCAATTTCCTGTCAGATGCACCGAATCTGAACATTCTGCTCCATGCCAACGTTACCCACCTGGATACCAACGCTACGGGTAAAAAGCTGGAGGCGATCGAAGTCACAACGCTGGAGGGCAAACGCGCCTGGGTTAAGGCAAAGGCAACGGTTCTGTGCTGCGGCGGTATCGAAAACGCAAGGCTGCTGCTGGCGTCTAATCGCATCCTGCCGAATGGGGTGGGCAACTCGCACGATACTGTTGGACGGTTTTTGATGGATCATCCGGGCTGTGCGATTGGTCATTTTGATCCCCGGCGATCGGCAAAGGTGCAGGATCGGTTTGGACAATACTGGCTGGACGACGAACGGGGGCGACACGTCTACAAGCATGGACTGAAGCTTAGCCCTCACGTTCAGGCGGAGGAAGGACTGCTGAACTGTGCAGCATCGCTGGATGAATACCCGGCGGCGGATGATCCCTGGACGGTGATGCGGCATCTACGGACGCGGCTGCAAAACCGTCATGCCCCCGAAGATGTGGTTGCCAGGGCAATGTTCTGGCGCGACAGCGGAGAAGAAATTAAAGAGAAATCGCTGTATCAGGATGGGTTGGCCGTTGTTTCCCAGTCCCATCGCATCGTTCACGGGCTATATCGCCGCTTTGTCAAACACCGTCCTCCCATTCTCAAATCCCGCAAGATCCATCTTTACTGCCTGGTAGAGCAGTCCCCCGATCCCAACAGCCGCGTCACCCTTGCCGTTCAAAAAGATCGACTGGGGATGCCGCTTTCCCGCATTGATTGGCGCATTGGTGCCCAGGAAAAGCAAACGGTGCGGCGAATGGGCCAGCTTGTGAAGCAGGAATTGCGGCGACTGCGCCTACCAGAGCTAATTCTGGAGGACTGGCTGATCGATGGGGCAGACTATCCCTTTACCGATCGCGCTCACCCTATGGGCACGACCCGTATGGCAAGCAATCCCAGAGAAGGCGTCGTAGACCTTCAGTGCCGGGTGCATGGCATGGAAGGGCTTTATATTGCAGGCAGTTCCGTCTTTCCTACCGCTGGTCATGCCAATCCCACGTTGATGGTGACGGCAATGGCAATTCGTCTGGCGGACTGGCTGAAAGTCAGCGAGTTTAGAGCAACGCAGCCACAACATATCTCAACAGGGAGTGATGGGGGAAACGATCGGATGAATGTCCTAAATCGTTAA